agggaaaaaaaaTTTCCTATCATAATTATCTTCACATGCAAGACGTTGGAAGTCATTTTCAATGCTAAAATGACTTCCTTTGCTTTATGGGTGTCATTTTCCCAATTATGAATCTTTAGCActcaaaatttcatcaaaacgCCCTCTGATttgatattgttattatttttgtaatatacATTTTTTCGAAAAGTATTTTTCACTCACAAACAAACACCGGAAAATGACTTTTTTCACTCACCAACAAATACCGGAAAATGACTTTTTTCACTCACCAACAAACACCGGAAAATGACTTGCATCATACCAAACACATGGTTCTTATATCTGATCAACCAAAAACATATAGTACCTTGATTTTCAAAGAAGATTGAGACAAGTAGTTTTAACAACAAGAACTTTACATTAATATTACATGTGACGATCGTTTAACTAGACGAAGCGCGAAAATACAACATGGAATGCAACATAGCTAGTAAATCTCCAGAAAGAACAACACAAGCAGAGTAATTTCTTTGCTGTAAGCTAAATTACTTATCACCAACACGAGGCGTAGGTAGGGTCTTGATGTTAGTAACTACTTGCATGAGTATCTGAGGATCTGTATGAAGCGTTCCTCGTGTTATGAAAACTTGTATCTGTACCAACCTTCACTAAACCTTCATCACCGTTCTCTTGACACAAACAAAGACGAGACATAACCCATATGACCATAGGGAGACCGTAGAAGAGAGACTATTCTTCACACCGTTCTCCTTCATCACCCATATATCCTTCCTATCCGGATAATAGTTGCAACATGCAACTATTATCCAATAGAAGTTTTCATTTCCACTATTCTTCAAAGTCATAACTTTCCGAGCTAATTACATATCACCAACATTAGGCGAAGCTAGACTCTCATTGTAAGTAATCGCTTGTACTTGAAGACAATAACCCAATGAATGAATGTCCAATGATTCATGTGAAGCATTCCTCGCGTTGTACAAACTTATATTAGTACCAAGCCTCACTAAAACTTCACCACCATTCTCCGACACAGACAAAGGCGAGACATAACCTAAACGACCAGAGGGAGCCGTGAGATTAGAAACCAACTTAGTCCACGACTCCTCCACACCATACTCCTTCATCACCCACATATCCGTCCTATCCGGCTCATAGTTGCAACAAGCAACTAAACATCCATTTAAAACACTCAACGACCAACTAGTACTCCCATTTCCACAACTAGGCAATGCCATTACCCCATATGTCTCCGTAGCCAAATCCAAAGTCATTATCTCAGAACAAGCACCAGAACCACCACCACCAGAATCGCGACAATGGCTTACCTCCCAATGAAGATATCCATTCAAACACATCCCGGATTGTGCATTAACATAACCACTACCAAACCCCTCACCCATTTTCCAAGAATCATCCTTTAAGCTATAAATCTTAACCTTATTCTCATATTTCCCCTCATTTCGCGGAAAACTAAAGATCTTAACCATCTTATAATCATCattaacatgatcataaccaaACCCATATCTAATATAACAATTTACAGCACATTGAACAAATGAATCTTGAAATTCCTTGTGTTTTCCAGTAACAGGGTTCCATATCATAAGTTTAAATGACATTGGGGTTAAACAGATCAACCCATTACAAGAACCCAAAAATTTTGCAGATCTAAAAGGGGTTTTTAATGGGTAATCAATTTTATCAACATTTACAGAGGAATTTTCACAATCTAGAGAGTAAACAGAACACATTTTACCCATTAAACCAGATACTGAAGCTACTATAACAAGTCTAAGATTcacatttttggattttttaacAGAAAATTTGATCTGGGTATTGATGAAATATGGAGTTGAGAGTAAAGAAAGCCAAGATTTTGAAACACACCTGAATTTCAAGAGAGATTTTACTGGTAACCTCAAGAGTATTTCAATGATGATTTCATCTGGTAGACATGAAAATTGAAGCAATTCTTGAGGAATTTTTGTTTCAGCTAATTGGTTTTGAGTTTCCATTGAAGCAAAAACACTTTTAGATTGGAGATGTGGAAGAGGTGATAAGAAAGAGAAAGATATGGGGAAGTGTTTGGATAGTGAACTTTTTGGAGCTCAATGCAAGTTAGAAAGTTAGTTGATGTCGTGGATGATTCGGAATTGATTCTTTTCAGAACTTTCTGAGTCGAGTTTATCATAGTGGGTTTATCTGATGTAATTTACATCCTTATATAGTTTGAAGGTTATTACATAATAAGAAGTTTACCTAATACGTATAAAATGTTCATCATAGAGTGCTCATTGAAAATACTGAGGTTATAGTGGTGTGCACGTTATCCTCTCAAGTTTccggaaaaaaaagaaggtggAATGGGAATGTAAAATCTCAGCCATAAAGTTTTTTAATACTAGCACAAGTAGGGTTCGAAAAAAGTAATGTATACGTTATCTTATCCGTACTATTTTGAGAAGAATTGTAAGACTATCTCTGATAGattcttaggggtcgtttgataagatgcattaaaaaaaataacgttATGCATTAGCTTTGTGTAGCTATACTCTATTTTGGTATTATGTTAGGTATAATTGATACATGATAAATTATTAGTCATGCAAGAGGTTTTACTGCATATTTAGCATGGATGTAGACATAATTATCACTCAAACATTTTCTATATCCTTTTCACTGTATTTGTGGACGGtgtttttttgtaaataaatagttttaaatattttttatataatacatattatttttaatatatctaATCAAACATATTTGATAGCCATATTAAATTTAGATTCACTCTTTgttgaattcatttttaaaaacaatatttaataagattattttttcatagctcaaatttaaaattattaattaaagataGAGGGGGTGTGGAGTAGGTGAGGAGAGAGAAATGGTGGAAGTCTTTGGATAATTGACATTGGAATTTCCTccaatttttttggcaaatagTTGTAAAAGACAAGTTCTTTTTGGCCATTacaataaagtttaaatttatttgagtcacacaatttttttcttctccttttaatttaattaattctttaaaaatattatatttatattctataataattttaattttaatttttgattattttacgTTTAATGAAAacgatttttatatttataactatatataaatattaagatACTCCTAACTTTtgtgttatttttaaaaagtaaacgTGACAGGCTAACAGCAACCACCCAACTACcccttttattatttaaatactTACTTAAATAAAATGTGCTATTTAATATACGAGTAGTTGAATTGTGTGAAGGCatttaaaatagagaaaattatgcggttaaataaatttatattatttaattactcatcatagctatagtttgctataattgtTATtcgcgactaacattatacattaattacgtgggctgacttcgagtttgtataattagtcacgtttgtatatatataattcgccagaatatacaaatacatatgtataatatataattatctaaccgatatacatatacaattcacttATCTCCCACTtgctgcc
The sequence above is drawn from the Solanum stenotomum isolate F172 unplaced genomic scaffold, ASM1918654v1 scaffold28337, whole genome shotgun sequence genome and encodes:
- the LOC125851650 gene encoding F-box/kelch-repeat protein At3g23880-like, which codes for METQNQLAETKIPQELLQFSCLPDEIIIEILLRLPVKSLLKFRCVSKSWLSLLSTPYFINTQIKFSVKKSKNVNLRLVIVASVSGLMGKMCSVYSLDCENSSVNVDKIDYPLKTPFRSAKFLGSCNGLICLTPMSFKLMIWNPVTGKHKEFQDSFVQCAVNCYIRYGFGYDHVNDDYKMVKIFSFPRNEGKYENKVKIYSLKDDSWKMGEGFGSGYVNAQSGMCLNGYLHWEVSHCRDSGGGGSGACSEIMTLDLATETYGVMALPSCGNGSTSWSLSVLNGCLVACCNYEPDRTDMWVMKEYGVEESWTKLVSNLTAPSGRLGYVSPLSVSENGGEVLVRLGTNISLYNARNASHESLDIHSLGYCLQVQAITYNESLASPNVGDM